Proteins encoded by one window of Aphidius gifuensis isolate YNYX2018 linkage group LG2, ASM1490517v1, whole genome shotgun sequence:
- the LOC122849489 gene encoding O-phosphoseryl-tRNA(Sec) selenium transferase, whose amino-acid sequence MNPQSFIHAERLIPSTYVQQGLNAKKTRENLIRHFIEHRKWPEEGWDEITIESFLMDLSQMDSNNFPLNCSVGERESRIISNIVARRHFRMGHGIGRSGDLEEVQPKAAGSSLMYRLTNALVVEVIRYMGVKSIAGCFLSPMATGMSLVLCMLTLKQDRPRAKYVLWPRIDQKSCFKSIITAGLEPIVIEMQIIGDELKTDLQKLESQMAALGESIACVLTTTSCFAPRSTDSVDLIAVLCTQYNIPHVVNNAYGLQSTRCMHLIQEASRKGRVDAFVQSTDKNFLVPVGGAIIGSFDKNTLDKISKMYPGRANASTTMDVLITLLSLGMAGYKQLIAQRKEMYAYLKEELGKLATRHGERLLDTKGNPISMGMTLQCLSHQHDHGKITMLGSVLFLRNVRGARVITTTDVKHIVSHKFEGWGAHNSNYPIPYLTAAAALGMKKSDVDTFVQRLDKALVKVRRHSTSVTPTASVAGSSINGDTGNPGGPGESTTASTSRASSKDSLRK is encoded by the exons atgAATCCACAATCTTTTATTCATGCTGAAAGGTTGATACCTTCAACATATGTTCAACAAGGACTCAATGCAAAAAAAACTAGAGAAAATCTTATTCGGCATTTTATTGAACAC CGTAAATGGCCCGAAGAGGGATGGGACGAAATCACAATCGAATCATTTCTCATGGATTTATCACAAATGGACAGCAATAATTTTCCTTTAAACTGCAGTGTCGGTGAAAGAGAATCaagaataatatcaaatatcgTCGCAAGACGTCACTTTAGAATGGGACATGGAATTGGAAGATCTGGTGATCTTGAGGAAGTACAGCCAAAAGCTGCGGGCAGTAGTCTTATGTACAGATTGACGAATGCATTAGTTGTAGAAGTCATTCGGTACATGG gTGTTAAAAGTATTGCAGGATGTTTTTTATCACCTATGGCAACAGGAATGAGTCTTGTTCTTTGTATGTTGACACTGAAACAAGATAGACCTAGAGCAAAGTATGTATTGTGGCCAAGAATTGATCAAAAATCATGTTTTAAGTCAATAATAACAGCTGGGTTAGAACCAATTGTTATTGAAATGCAAATAATTggtgatgaattaaaaacagACTTACAAAAACTGGAATCACAAATGGCAGCTCTTGGAGAAAGTATTGCATGTGTACTTACAACAACAAGTTGTTTTGCGCCACGATCAACCGATTCTGTTGATTTAATTGCTGTTCTTTGTACACAATATAACATTCCACATGTTGTTAACAATGCATACGG ATTACAAAGTACAAGATGTATGCATTTGATACAAGAAGCATCAAGAAAAGGTCGAGTTGATGCATTTGTACAAAGTACGGATAAAAATTTCTTAGTACCAGTTGGGGGTGCAATAATTGgttcatttgataaaaatacactTGATAAGATATCAAAAATGTATCCGGGTCGTGCGAATGCAAGTACAACAATGGATGtattaattacattattaAGTCTTGGTATGGCaggttataaacaattaattgctCAAAGAAAAGAAATGTATGCTTATTTAAAAGAAGAACTTGGTAAATTAGCGACAAGACATGGTGAAAGATTACTCGATACAAAAGGCAATCCAATATCAATGGGAATGACATTACAGTGTTTGAGTCATCAGCATGATCACGGAAAAATAACTATGTTAGGATCAGTGTTATTTTTGAGAAATGTTAGAGGTGCAAGAGTCATCACCACAACAGATGTAAAACATATTGTATCTCACAAATTTGAAG gaTGGGGAGCACACAATAGCAATTATCCAATACCATATttaacagcagcagcagcacttggaatgaaaaaaagtgATGTTGATACATTTGTACAACGTTTGGATAAGGCATTAGTAAAAGTACGTCGGCATTCAACATCAGTAACACCAACTGCATCAGTAGCTGGTTCAAGTATAAATGGTGATACCGGTAATCCAGGTGGACCTGGTGaatcaacaacagcatcaacaaGTCGTGCTAGTAGTAAAGATAGTCTACGGAAATGA